In a single window of the Streptomyces sp. NBC_00285 genome:
- a CDS encoding alpha/beta fold hydrolase — protein sequence MNAFTTASTTALSVGSEEPLSPGYDAATKDDAEFNRLFRHGFTTIDDLQMHYVIGGDGPQVMVLLHGWPQSWYEYRQIMPSLLPGRTVIAIDLPGMGDSTGNPPSMTKSVLATYVHKLLNHLGHHENVQVVAHDFGVSVAYPLAAQYREQIAGLFLMDYGLTGKNLKFAAIESMFWHFSFNKQGPLAEELVTGRVETFLTHFFQGMRTAGENISDDELAEFVRLYSRPQVLHAGFELYRTEIQDEADNTTFQETPLTIPVRMITQAGLADMVLAPLQDAAPHATAADVPGAGHFLLHEAPDRVLAEINAFYPAPTA from the coding sequence TATCCGTCGGGTCAGAGGAGCCTCTCAGTCCCGGCTACGACGCGGCGACCAAGGACGACGCCGAGTTCAACAGGCTCTTCCGGCACGGCTTCACCACCATCGACGACCTGCAGATGCACTACGTCATCGGCGGCGACGGCCCGCAGGTCATGGTGCTGCTGCACGGCTGGCCGCAGAGCTGGTACGAGTACCGCCAGATCATGCCCTCACTGCTGCCCGGCCGCACCGTCATCGCCATCGACCTGCCGGGCATGGGCGACTCGACCGGAAACCCGCCCTCCATGACCAAGTCGGTCCTGGCCACCTACGTCCACAAGCTGCTCAACCACCTCGGCCACCACGAGAACGTACAGGTCGTCGCCCACGACTTCGGCGTCAGCGTCGCCTACCCGCTGGCCGCCCAGTACCGCGAGCAGATAGCAGGCCTGTTCCTCATGGACTACGGCCTGACCGGCAAGAACCTGAAGTTCGCCGCCATCGAGTCGATGTTCTGGCACTTCTCCTTCAACAAGCAGGGTCCGCTCGCGGAGGAGCTGGTCACCGGGCGGGTGGAGACCTTCCTCACCCACTTCTTCCAGGGGATGAGGACCGCCGGCGAGAACATCTCCGACGACGAACTGGCCGAGTTCGTCCGGCTGTACTCCCGCCCCCAGGTCCTGCACGCCGGCTTCGAGCTCTACCGGACCGAGATCCAGGACGAGGCCGACAACACCACATTCCAGGAGACCCCGCTGACCATCCCGGTCCGCATGATCACCCAGGCCGGCCTCGCCGACATGGTCCTGGCGCCCCTCCAGGACGCCGCACCCCACGCCACCGCCGCCGACGTCCCCGGCGCCGGACACTTCCTCCTCCACGAAGCACCCGACCGCGTCCTGGCCGAGATCAACGCCTTCTACCCCGCCCCCACCGCCTGA